From the Theileria equi strain WA chromosome 4 map unlocalized gcontig_1105316255041, whole genome shotgun sequence genome, one window contains:
- a CDS encoding hypothetical protein (encoded by transcript BEWA_048430A) yields MSGELQLDISKRCDDEKEDSKCKCGKNGISNLKAKKVTNIDNVTNFTKFVHRVPDGSTFKLSRNLGNLGTIRATVGSGVPIPDVTEVSVYFWNGEPSNPILLGITTKNGNPKTKYYSKSNDWLHGPVSALSEQEALDEHNCQKNNAIVFNIENSESGSHLKNTQATCMKNTRTIERVTIPHSQNPPGSEYTVVGYNINGIGDRNKDTKISRVTLRGKPITISPPTYPIDTIMLYSYLGSSQVPLLVEFIKQGRTESKWYESQDSNGNNWGEVGSGTGFYDYGRGDDPKPTAKLSEKLDEVLCKQHNNVTINLTRGTSETHASSQKPYCCSDHKGDGRILVRKGEIKVSGQTKISYYKHSITTPSLNLAGIYYNDSRDNARSKISGLPFPIDGVRSVYAFYCAGETPLLIYVDSENPTARGWYKRYNGQWRWNPKLSVINPNDINDGPSCAKWKRLKTVLTECSCTNLTDDCSGNPEQQADEEKQLRQEEEKAIKERTEALQRQTHYTQYGQSAAGQGAFSSSGSRSSGSSGRGSESSSSSRSPPQVTIKLSVKPPSGGAITTTTTYTDPTGGRQITVKSANEPSIDFLKYEHTDSTGKPFTLLAVLDDQDVTVSGAQNIPKVTSVSAYYWQHRLDMALLVEIQDSTGNYKYYENSKNNEWKDITGDYLPKGSKLSEYQLLQKLTLLNCEINDVVQIDVTETGDYCHNDKVSHSTKKVKVSEILGSYKYLGNYVAYAHTPNSDAYTGGKSPHKFNISGFTNGKTPITLSGLHLPIMDANKVIVYFCKGEVNAIRSSGKSVNNPLLIYLPNSDQGERWFKKPDSGTEWTLVNKLNGKECFDNAVVDFLDTLESICRPPEVTINIYNRTIGNTYAYGDDFGRWITVNGGEVVGASGFTEYTHTISGSTSYFTLQNVNYQTSIIDAIITSTKSLKYVTSVSVFYWCVLEDPARKDIPDKRGRPLLVKITTQEPGRLEKSIYYENVSTSPTDNSKWKLWTPPGFPLRPMELENKLELLNCNINNVVNIDVSRTRGNYCGHRHSHIHRKVSVKEVGEKNLGRYRAFEHRPNEKVYTGNPGSTHTFHISEFTSGRDGTLDGLLTPVLDVKKVIVYFCRGNPLLLYIDSNTPNYKDKWFKSDDRGGTWKSAATLNGENKKDSDYGDIVNLLDALQSSCKPPSVTIDVYQRDSLGHVYHSYTDTSPSGKILVTGVRNNPPSFTKYQHTVDSTAQNPLTLKQVNYNGKPTHGIGNLPMSKVNQVSVFYWTALENNPDKKDESRPLLIKVILYGGSEKWYENKGEYLTNNTEWKEVEHPSDPGREFKEPATLRKKLHLLNCKLNDAVVIDVSHRDIIYDACNDTDKLTLDPQHGNDRMQVKKDDESGKFLGSYTVYTHTLNTSSSGNGKFHIVSFKNDKTPLTGISASYTTPILNVDEVKAYFCGQELAKPLLFYYNTNGKHHWYKNTSKDSNSTGEWELAEPELSNIGPEDHEKIKELLNKLGGKCKSPEELPTSRATEPPTTDESQPAKFGAETVATGLGIWSISGISSGTLTGAGGLTGLGWWAFKRSRGDPWVINGYPIVFKECTILSMHILL; encoded by the coding sequence atgagcGGAGAGTTACAGCTCGATATAAGCAAAAGGtgtgatgatgaaaaggaagattcAAAATGTAAATGCGGTAAGAATGGAATATCCAACCTAAAGGCCAAAAAGGTAACTAATATTGATAATGTCACTAACTTTACTAAATTTGTTCACAGGGTTCCAGATGGAAGTACATTCAAGCTAAGTAGAAATTTAGGCAATTTAGGTACTATAAGAGCAACCGTAGGATCAGGAGTACCGATACCTGATGTCACAGAGGTGTCTGTCTACTTTTGGAACGGGGAACCTAGTAACCCTATCCTACTTGGAATTACAACGAAAAATGGTAACCCCAAAACTAAATACTATAGTAAAAGTAATGATTGGCTGCACGGTCCAGTATCTGCTCTGAGTGAACAAGAAGCGCTTGATGAGCATAACTGCCAAAAGAACAATGCTATCGTATTTAACATAGAAAATTCAGAATCTGGATCTCACCTTAAAAACACTCAAGCTACTTGTATGAAAAACACCAGAACGATAGAACGGGTTACTATTCCACATTCACAAAATCCTCCAGGAAGTGAATATACTGTTGTAGGGTACAATATCAATGGTATCGGTGATCGAAATAAGGatacaaaaatatctaGGGTGACTTTGCGAGGCAAACCCATCACTATTTCTCCTCCCACTTATCCAATTGACACAATAATGCTTTACTCTTATCTAGGTAGTAGTCAAGTACCCCTTCTAGTTGAGTTTATAAAACAGGGTAGGACTGAGTCCAAATGGTATGAAAGTCAAGATTCAAATGGTAATAACTGGGGAGAAGTTGGTAGTGGCACTGGTTTCTATGATTATGGTCGAGGAGATGATCCTAAACCAACTGCAAAGCTTTCCGAGAAACTAGATGAGGTACTATGCAAACAACATAACAATGTTACAATAAATCTTACCAGGGGTACATCAGAGACCCACGCTAGTAGTCAAAAACCATATTGTTGCAGTGATCATAAAGGTGATGGTAGGATTCTTGTTAGGAAAGGAGAGATCAAAGTAAGTGGTCAGACAAAGATTTCatactacaaacactcTATTACTACTCCTAGTTTGAACTTGGCGGGTATCTATTATAATGATAGTAGAGATAATGCAAGGAGTAAAATAAGCGGACTCCCATTTCCAATAGATGGTGTAAGAAGCGTTTATGCCTTCTACTGTGCAGGAGAAACTCCACTTCTTATTTACGTTGACAGTGAAAACCCTACAGCAAGAGGTTGGTATAAAAGGTATAATGGTCAATGGAGGTGGAACCCAAAGCTTAGTGTTATAAACCctaatgatataaatgatgGACCCAGTTGTGCGAAGTGGAAGAGACTAAAAACAGTACTCACAGAATGTAGCTGTACTAACTTGACAGATGACTGCTCCGGTAATCCTGAACAACAGGCTGATGAGGAAAAACAGCTTCgacaagaagaggaaaaagCAATAAAGGAACGAACAGAAGCTCTTCAACGGCAAACACATTATACCCAATACGGTCAGTCAGCTGCTGGACAAGGAGCATTTTCAAGTAGTGGTAGCCGTAGTTCTGGAAGTAGTGGAAGAGGATCTGAGTCTTCTAGTAGCAGTCGTAGTCCACCACAAGTAACCATTAAGCTTAGTGTAAAACCACCTAGTGGAGGTGctattactactactactacttATACAGATCCTACTGGGGGTAGGCAAATTACTGTCAAGAGTGCTAATGAACCTAGCATAgacttcctcaagtatGAACATACAGACTCTACAGGAAAACCGTTCACACTACTAGCAGTATTAGATGATCAGGATGTAACTGTGAGCGGAGCTCAGAACATACCTAAGGTAACTTCAGTttctgcttattactggCAGCATAGACTAGATATGGCTCTCCTAGTTGAAATACAGGACAGCACTGGAAACTACAAGtattatgagaatagtAAAAATAACGAGTGGAAAGACATTACAGGCGATTATCTGCCTAAAGGAAGTAAACTTAGTGAATACCAACTCCTCCAGAAGCTCACCTTGCTAAATTGCGAGATCAACGATGTTGTTCAAATAGATGTTACAGAGACCGGAGACTACTGCCATAATGATAAAGTTTCTCATTCAACAAAAAAAGTTAAGGTTAGTGAGATACTAGGTTCTTATAAATATCTTGGAAACTATGTTGCTTATGCTCATACTCCGAATTCCGATGCTTATACTGGAGGCAAATCTCCTCATAAGTTTAACATATCTGGTTTTACCAATGGGAAAACTCCTATAACACTAAGTGGACTGCACTTACCTATAATGGATGCTAATAAAGTTATTGTTTATTTTTGCAAGGGCGAAGTCAATGCTATTCGTTCTTCCGGGAAATCGGTGAATAATCCACTTCTCATTTATTTACCAAATTCCGATCAGGGAGAACGCTGGTTTAAGAAACCTGACAGTGGTACTGAATGGACACTAGTTAATAAACTTAATGGAAAGGAATGCTTTGATAACGCAGTTGTTGATTTTTTGGACACTCTTGAGAGTATATGTAGGCCACCTGAAGTAACTATCAACATTTATAACAGAACTATAGGGAATACATACGCCTATGGAGATGATTTTGGAAGATGGATTACTGTAAATGGCGGTGAGGTTGTTGGTGCATCTGGTTTTACTGAGTACACTCACACAATATCCGGGAGTACTAGCTACTTTACACTCCAGAATGTAAACTACCAGACTAGTATAATTGATGCTATTATAACCTCCACAAAATCTCTAAAGTACGTTACCAGTGTTTCGGTTTTCTACTGGTGTGTTTTGGAGGATCCTGCAAGGAAGGATATTCCAGATAAGAGAGGTAGACCTCTTCTCGTCAAAATTACTACTCAGGAACCTGGAAGATTAGAGAAGAGTATTTACTATGAGAACGTTAGTACATCACCTACTGACAACAGTAAGTGGAAGTTATGGACTCCACCAGGATTTCCTCTAAGGCCAATGGAATTGGAAAATAAACTTGAGCTTCTAAACTGCAATATAAACAACGTAGTGAACATAGATGTTAGCAGGACACGTGGTAACTATTGTGGTCATCGACATTCTCATATTCATAGGAAAGTCTCTGTAAAGGAGGTAGGTGAGAAGAACCTAGGAAGATACAGAGCCTTTGAACACAGGCCAAATGAGAAAGTTTATACTGGAAACCCAGGCAGCACTCATACATTTCACATATCAGAGTTTACAAGTGGACGGGATGGAACACTTGATGGCCTACTAACACCTGTTCTAGATGTTAAAAAGGTCATTGTCTATTTCTGCCGTGGGAATCCTCTTCTGCTTTACATAGACTCTAATACCCCTAATTACAAGGATAAGTGGTTTAAGAGTGATGATAGAGGAGGTACTTGGAAATCTGCTGCTACTTTGAATGGAGAAAATAAGAAAGACTCCGACTATGGAGATATAGTTAATCTCTTGGACGCTCTACAGAGCTCTTGCAAACCTCCATCTGTTACCATTGACGTTTATCAGAGGGATTCCTTAGGACATGTTTATCATTCGTATACTGATACAAGTCCCAGCGGAAAGATTCTTGTCACTGGTGTTAGGAATAATCCACCTAGTTTTACCAAGTACCAACATACTGTAGACAGTACAGCGCAAAATCCTCTCACGCTCAAACAGGTGAACTATAATGGAAAGCCTACTCATGGAATCGGTAATTTACCTATGAGTAAGGTCAATCAGGTGTCAGTATTCTACTGGACTGCTCTGGAGAATAACCCTGacaagaaggatgaaagTAGGCCCCTGCTCATCAAAGTTATTCTCTATGGTGGAAGTGAAAAAtggtatgagaataagGGTGAATATCTTACTAATAATACTGAGTGGAAAGAAGTTGAACATCCTTCTGATCCGGGTAGAGAGTTTAAAGAACCAGCTACTCTCAGGAAGAAACTCCATCTTCTCAATTGTAAACTAAACGATGCAGTTGTAATAGATGTAAGTCATAGGGACATTATTTATGATGCCTGTAATGATACTGATAAACTGACCTTGGATCCTCAACATGGTAATGATAGAATGCAAGTTAAGaaagatgatgaatctGGTAAATTTCTTGGAAGTTATACTGTATACACTCACACTCTAAATACCTCCTCATCTGGTAATGGAAAGTTTCATATAGTATCTTttaagaatgataaaacaCCTCTAACTGGAATTTCTGCAAGTTATACTACTCCTATTCTTAATGTGGATGAGGTTAAAGCTTACTTTTGTGGGCAGGAACTTGCCAAGCCCCTACTATTTTACTACAACACTAATGGAAAACATCACTGGTACAAAAATACTAGTAAAGATTCTAATAGTACTGGTGAATGGGAACTTGCAGAACCAGAATTATCTAACATTGGACCAGAAGATCATGAAAAGATCAAAGAACTACTCAATAAACTGGGTGGTAAATGTAAATCTCCTGAAGAACTTCCTACATCTCGTGCTACTGAACCTCCCACTACTGATGAATCTCAACCTGCTAAATTTGGTGCTGAAACTGTTGCTACTGGTCTTGGCATATGGTCCATCTCTGGTATATCATCTGGTACCCTTACCGGAGCTGGcggtcttactggacttggttggtgggcattcaaacgttctagaggagatccttgggttatAAATGGATATCCTATAgtgtttaaagaatgtaccatattgagtatgcataTACTCTTATGA
- a CDS encoding signal peptide containing protein (encoded by transcript BEWA_048440A) encodes MRILAVLWTVSLAGLCRCGELGNLRKETGDVVFDLSSPDPSLARDYESTVDGVTYYSYFPKGQFFSKVVDGGVTLWEAEGEERCDVLFSNVGDRTRVILHVWVKGLPSKMLYYEKLDGEWKLVTIRVKGVPESEEPVSPKEHAAELDFASLGCPLGGFSGSEAKPKVTLPPTESNNNGEDASENKVEGGAPDDEEESGESQPKEVDKEEPDQQSNEYAAGPVADPQESGDIPPESPANDSSCQPQTEDTEQTAVSSSDPVDQQPIEVSELQESEPLQSTESSQEVAYPSTQQVEGFEVPEDSKDDNPEVTPQDHSEEAPVDPGACDKAEETTPAENSATLTVAPILTEPEKPASSLASKVDFTLFNVLCSVEDHVKVLKLTAKENQNPKKLKFDRELVWEDKKKSCLSAVLYLDGEKPTLAVIKAVKGGKESTVYRYHNGKKWKKGREGTHKTRLKELQDAARPKQPPKVSKPLDPPGPLVLDLSVESANDDKVTLYKNDNGELKYRAFTPDNGNYFEKILHYGVVIWEAESGQRGTFASFHSKEDAMLIRMYVQTGGHVERKYFEKNASGGWTSMTEEVYDQKLQDLKSGATNQSSLQGSATLRTDNPTVVPSSDEFSEAQMVKQGGTTPITLDLANPDKSKFVIRDGKLGTLYLHKSGKEINELVYGRRRIWKAKDGQGCKWVEVAIDSKGNGLAYPYLKSQKYVTRTFQAVVKKTEDNSTSNPSGDSPAPKESANPSTTPSQ; translated from the coding sequence ATGAGAATTCTAGCAGTACTGTGGACGGTGTCTCTGGCGGGACTCTGCCGCTGTGGAGAGCTCGGTAATCTCCGTAAAGAGACTGGAGATGTCGTCTTTGACCTCTCTTCTCCGGATCCTTCCTTGGCTAGAGACTATGAAAGTACTGTGGATGGAGTAACCTATTACTCCTACTTTCCCAAGGGACAATTCTTCAGCAAGGTAGTAGATGGTGGAGTCACTCTCTGGGAAGCTgaaggagaagagagaTGTGATGTACTATTCTCGAATGTCGGTGATAGAACAAGAGTCATTCTCCATGTATGGGTTAAGGGTCTTCCATCCAAGATGTTGTACTATGAGAAACTAGACGGGGAATGGAAGCTGGTAACTATAAGAGTTAAAGGCGTTCCAGAATCAGAGGAACCAGTCTCTCCAAAGGAGCATGCAGCTGAGCTTGACTTTGCTAGCCTCGGATGCCCATTGGGAGGATTCTCAGGTTCAGAAGCTAAGCCAAAGGTCACTCTTCCTCCCACAGAATCTAACAATAATGGTGAAGATGCGAGTGAAAACAAGGTGGAAGGAGGTGCTCCAGACGATGAGGAAGAGTCCGGTGAATCGCAACCTAAGGAAGTGGATAAAGAGGAGCCTGACCAGCAGTCGAATGAGTATGCAGCTGGACCAGTTGCGGATCctcaagaatctggagataTCCCACCTGAAAGTCCTGCAAATGACTCTTCATGTCAACCACAAACTGAAGATACTGAACAGACTGCCGTTTCTTCAAGTGACCCCGTAGATCAGCAACCTATAGAGGTGAGTGAGCTTCAGGAGTCTGAGCCTTTACAGTCTACTGAATCTTCTCAAGAAGTAGCATATCCATCAACTCAACAGGTGGAAGGATTCGAGGTACCAGAAGATTCCAAAGATGACAACCCAGAGGTTACTCCTCAAGATCATTCTGAAGAGGCTCCTGTTGATCCTGGTGCTTGTGATAAAGCTGAAGAAACTACTCCTGCCGAAAATTCTGCTACTCTTACTGTTGCTCCTATTCTTACTGAACCTGAAAAGCCAGCAAGTTCATTGGCTTCCAAGGTAGACTTtactctctttaatgtCCTGTGCTCTGTTGAGGACCATGTCAAGGTTCTCAAACTAACGGCCAAGGAGAACCAGAATCCTAAAAAGCTCAAATTCGACAGAGAATTGGTCTGGGAAGATAAGAAAAAGTCATGCCTCTCAGCTGTCTTGTAtctggatggagagaagccTACTCTGGCTGTCATAAAGGCAGTCAAAGGAGGTAAAGAATCCACGGTTTACAGATaccataatggtaaaaaatggaagaaggGTAGAGAAGGTACCCATAAAACTAGACTCAAGGAACTGCAAGATGCCGCTAGACCAAAACAACCTCCAAAAGTATCAAAACCTCTCGATCCACCGGGTCCACTAGTCCTTGACCTTTCGGTGGAGTCTGCTAATGATGATAAGGTTACCCTCTACAAGAATGATAATGGTGAACTAAAGTACAGAGCATTTACACCAGACAATGGAAActactttgaaaagattttaCATTATGGAGTTGTAATTTGGGAAGCTGAATCTGGTCAACGTGGAACCTTTGCATCTTTTCATTCTAAGGAAGATGCTATGCTTATTCGTATGTATGTTCAAACAGGTGGACACGTTGAAAggaagtactttgaaaagaatgctAGTGGTGGATGGACTTCAATGACTGAGGAAGTCTATGATCAGAAGCTCCAGGATCTCAAGAGTGGAGCGACTAATCAGTCTTCCTTACAAGGCTCTGCTACTCTTCGGActgataatcctactgTAGTACCTTCCAGTGATGAGTTTTCAGAAGCTCAAATGGTTAAACAAGGTGGTACTACTCCCATTACTCTAGATCTTGCCAATCCCGATAAGTCAAAGTTCGTCATACGGGATGGGAAATTAGGAACACTTTATCTCCACAAATCTGGTAAAGAAATAAATGAGCTTGTTTACGGTAGAAggagaatatggaaagctAAAGATGGACAAGGGTGTAAATGGGTTGAAGTAGCTATTGATAGTAAGGGAAATGGATTAGCATATCCTTATCTAAAAAGCCAGAAATATGTAACACGTACCTTTCAAGCAGTTGTAAAGAAGACTGAAGATAATTCCACATCGAATCCGTCAGGTGATAGTCCAGctcctaaagaatctgCTAATCCCTCTACTACTCCCTCTCAATAG
- a CDS encoding conserved hypothetical protein (encoded by transcript BEWA_048450A), whose amino-acid sequence MFSLPLPDGYDPGSTIIVDGFPSSFSVNDCKNFLSWFGPIIYIDKLTHPDGAFCYVVVFASPVHAEQMLKLKTIAIDSGNTKITVQTPQEMESIWNTVGDMFNNAGSVSLM is encoded by the exons atgttctccctacccttg CCTGACGGGTACGACCCTGGTTCGACGATTATAGTCGATGGATTTCCATCGAGTTTCTCGGTCAACGACTGCAAGAACTTTCTCTCGTGGTTTGGTCCGATTATCTACATTGACAAGCTCACGCACCCAGACGGTGCCTTTTGTTATGTCGTCGTATTTGCGTCCCCGGTGCACGCGGAGCAGATGCTAAAGCTCAAGACTATCGCCATTGATTCGGGAAATACAAAGATTACTGTGCAGACACCTCAGGAAATGGAGTCTATATGGAATACTGTCGGAGATATGTTCAATAATGCAGGATCggtaagtttaatgtga
- a CDS encoding histone H2a, putative (encoded by transcript BEWA_048460A): MTTISNQGRKQTKRVAKSTKAGLQFSVGRISRQLKNGKYAKRIGAGAPVYLAAVLEYLCAEVLELAGNAARDRKRSRISPRELLLAIKGDEELSKFLDTVTLSQAGVTPNIHSVLLAKSSRSVNDHSQSQAL, translated from the coding sequence ATGACGACGATAAGCAATCAGGGCAGGAAGCAGACGAAGCGCGTGGCCAAGTCGACAAAGGCCGGCCTCCAATTTTCTGTCGGCAGAATCAGCAGGCAActcaagaatggaaaatacGCAAAGAGGATCGGAGCGGGTGCCCCCGTCTACCTCGCGGCTGTGCTCGAGTACCTCTGCGCGGAGGTCCTGGAACTCGCAGGAAACGCAGCCAGGGATCGTAAGAGGAGCAGGATCTCACCCCGGGAGCTTTTGCTCGCCATCAAGGGGGACGAGGAGCTCTCCAAGTTTCTCGACACTGTAACTCTCAGTCAAGCAGGCGTAACTCCAAATATACACTCGGTACTCTTGGCCAAAAGTTCAAGGAGTGTCAATGATCACTCACAGTCACAAGCGCTCTAG
- a CDS encoding hypothetical protein (encoded by transcript BEWA_048470A), producing MYTLKLDIGNEKWNKPQERGIRGTTKVDRSLSPYIKYEYHNGESFTASQLLYNDVPLDFIIPESKKDAKRIITYFSSEKILLVVQIEVNDRCTYYVNKKVDKPIDDTAVFEDFVTVYSRSLEATELKEIMNRIKGRNFYYDALSEGLRNKLLRGADLIFDLRQKPPGEHTAKTSAYKYMNTTISLIKQDQGTKGFVSVAHRPRPRNFWVKSITGPDGHEITVDGGFTRETIETFKVYYGTNDFTYENPLVIVLTMSLDYKGSITRLSEKYLLSRNGARNVWESRRICGNVDSYRRNDFWEVLENISRYGRLKVEELSRDIQRQLVDITKNLTINFTKVYSPEGLYASNRATVHYRKDASPAGYSLVLHADTFPSFTVKRIRIRDGNELTGNKLPPTNTVFGRFAVYYDGKDYKTPVLIEMICTYKLVRGSSKIIYYYSKDENDKWVGYKLEVKVSIRDDGLEDHTATESFLRHVRCNKNNIRIGSLKNEVKQGKLDEYNPSPLDDSENGPEEEDEDYENYKQRGVSYSSSAIFGITSAVAIGIMLLVFAGRKLATVTKVYFVNRHVLL from the coding sequence ATGTATACACTAAAATTAGACATtggaaatgaaaagtggaatAAGCCTCAGGAAAGAGGTATAAGGGGGACCACAAAAGTAGATAGATCATTATCTCCATACATCAAATATGAATACCATAATGGAGAGTCTTTCACTGCGTCACAACTCCTCTACAATGACGTTCCACTTGATTTTATAATCCCAGAATCCAAAAAGGATGCAAAGAGAATAATCACTTACTTTTCATCTGAAAAGATCCTATTAGTCGTCCAAATTGAGGTTAACGATAGATGCACCTACTATGTGAACAAAAAGGTGGATAAGCCGATTGATGATACTGCGGTCTTTGAGGACTTTGTTACGGTTTATAGCAGGTCACTTGAGGCAACGGAACTCAAAGAAATCATGAACAGGATAAAAGGAAGGAACTTTTACTACGATGCACTTTCTGAGGGCCTCAGaaacaaacttttgagAGGAGCTGATCTCATCTTTGACCTCCGCCAAAAACCTCCTGGAGAACATACAGCCAAAACATCGGCCTACAAGTACATGAACACAACAATTTCACTTATAAAACAAGACCAGGGAACCAAAGGGTTCGTCTCTGTTGCACACAGACCGCGGCCAAGAAACTTTTGGGTCAAAAGCATCACAGGTCCAGATGGCCACGAAATTACAGTCGACGGTGGTTTTACAAGGGAGACTATTGAGACATTCAAAGTCTACTATGGAACTAACGATTTCACCTACGAGAATCCACTAGTCATCGTTTTAACGATGAGTCTAGACTACAAGGGGAGTATCACCCGTTTGTCTGAAAAGTATCTTCTGTCAAGAAACGGAGCTAGAAACGTCTGGGAAAGCCGTAGAATTTGTGGAAACGTGGATTCGTATAGGCGTAATGACTTCTGGGAAGTGCTGGAAAATATATCTCGGTACGGCAGACTGAAGGTTGAAGAGTTGTCTCGTGATATTCAGAGGCAACTCGTAGACATCACCAAGAACCTCACCATAAATTTCACCAAGGTATACTCACCTGAAGGCCTGTATGCCTCCAACAGAGCCACTGTCCACTACAGAAAGGACGCATCACCTGCTGGTTATAGTCTCgttctgcatgcagacACTTTCCCCAGTTTTACGGTCAAGAGGATTAGAATAAGGGATGGAAATGAGCTCACCGGGAATAAACTTCCTCCTACTAACACAGTCTTTGGGAGATTTGCTGTTTACTATGATGGCAAAGACTACAAGACTCCAGTCCTCATTGAAATGATCTGCACGTACAAGTTGGTGAGGGGCTCCTCCAAGATAATCTACTACTATTCCAAGGATGAAAACGACAAATGGGTGGGCTACAAACTGGAGGTTAAAGTATCAATCAGAGACGATGGTCTGGAAGACCACACAGCCACAGAGAGCTTCCTCAGACACGTTCGGTGTAACAAGAACAACATACGCATTGGAAGTCTCAAGAATGAAGTCAAACAGGGGAAGCTTGACGAGTACAACCCGTCGCCTTTGGACGATTCTGAAAATGGAccggaggaagaagatgaggacTATGAGAATTACAAGCAGAGAGGAGTCTCGTACTCCAGCAGCGctatttttggaataacatCTGCCGTAGCCATTGGAATAATGCTCCTCGTATTTGCAGGCCGGAAGCTCGCCACAGTCACAAAAGTTTACTTCGTAAACCGACATGTTTTGCTTTAA
- a CDS encoding hypothetical protein (encoded by transcript BEWA_048480A) — MSLEMEDSVTMDMTAGSVTSHGEYTSDVTQYSNVDEAMNADEDQYRAIQVENEETDHGEVDGTGEGAVTHGEVVTQGLHRIKRSDRHLMQTPPPPEDSEDGEEEDDEDEEDDKPATPPPPQNNRKTPPVAANHSPQRQSSSGTTTAGKGSSQLRTSKRNVAEEIFGALGAIVGVILGFLVLIELMRIIRNPKKSCILTLISKIRGRPLFE; from the coding sequence ATGTCCCTTGAAATGGAAGACAGTGTGACAATGGATATGACTGCAGGGTCTGTTACAAGTCATGGTGAATACACGAGCGATGTTACGCAATACAGCAATGTTGACGAGGCAATGAATGCAGACGAGGATCAATATCGTGCTATACAGGTTGAAAACGAGGAAACGGATCATGGAGAAGTGGATGGAACGGGTGAAGGAGCAGTAACTCATGGTGAAGTCGTGACACAGGGCCTGCATCGAATTAAACGGTCCGACAGGCATCTTATGCAAACTCCACCTCCTCCTGAAGACTCTGAAGATGGGGAAGAAGAGGACGAcgaagatgaagaggatgatAAACCTGCTACTCCTCCACCTCCCCAAAATAACCGAAAAACACCTCCCGTAGCTGCCAATCATAGTCCACAAAGACAGTCGAGCAGCGGCACAACTACCGCAGGAAAGGGGTCTTCACAACTGCGTACCTCGAAAAGAAACGTTGCAGAAGAGATTTTTGGTGCATTAGGGGCGATAGTTGGCGTCATTCTCGGCTTCCTCGTGCTCATTGAACTCATGCGAATCATCAGGAATCCGAAAAAGAGTTGCATTCTGACCCTCATCTCCAAGATACGGGGACGTCCACTGTTTGAGTGA